Proteins co-encoded in one Mycobacterium mantenii genomic window:
- a CDS encoding MFS transporter, translated as MSGRRQNDPGRVPSQRGRRPRNGAASQHPGAANYPAGDSTDRRTRRPSPMPSANRYLPPLGHQPEPERSSGTASRGPVSGERITVTRAAALRSREMGSRMYWMVQRAATADGADKSGLTALTWPVVANFAVDAAMAVALANTLFFAAATGESKGRVALYLLITIAPFAVVAPFIGPALDRLQHGRRVALAASFALRTALAVLLIMNYNGATGSFPSWVLYPCALAMMVFSKSFSVLRSAVTPRVMPPTIDLVRVNARLTMFGLLGGTIVGGAIAGGVEFACTHLFKLPGALFVVIAVTIAGATLSMRIPRWVEVTAGEVPATLSYRQDSEPLRRSWHQEVSGALRQPLGRNIITSLWGNCTIKVMVGFLFLYPAFVAKAHQANGWAQIAMLGMIGAAAGIGNFVGNFTSARLKLGRPAVLVVRCTVAVSAVALAAAVAGNLMLAVIATLVTSGASAIAKASLDASLQNDLPEESRASGFGRSESTLQLAWVLGGALGVLVYTELWVGFTAVTALLILGLAQTLVSFRGNSLIPGLGGNRPIMVEQEGMRRGVGASAVVAE; from the coding sequence GTGTCTGGACGGCGGCAAAACGATCCGGGCCGTGTGCCCTCTCAGCGGGGCCGCCGGCCCCGCAACGGCGCCGCCTCCCAACATCCGGGCGCGGCCAACTACCCTGCCGGCGACAGCACCGATCGGCGCACGCGGCGCCCGTCGCCGATGCCGAGCGCCAACCGCTATCTGCCGCCGCTGGGCCATCAGCCGGAGCCGGAGCGCAGCAGCGGCACGGCGTCTCGCGGTCCGGTCTCCGGCGAGCGGATCACCGTCACCCGCGCCGCCGCGCTGCGCAGCCGCGAAATGGGCTCGCGGATGTACTGGATGGTGCAGCGCGCCGCGACGGCCGACGGCGCCGACAAGTCCGGCCTGACGGCGCTGACGTGGCCGGTGGTGGCCAACTTCGCCGTCGACGCCGCGATGGCCGTCGCGCTGGCCAACACATTGTTCTTCGCCGCGGCCACCGGAGAGAGCAAGGGCCGGGTCGCGCTGTACCTGTTGATCACCATCGCGCCGTTCGCCGTGGTCGCACCGTTCATCGGTCCGGCGCTGGACCGGTTGCAGCACGGCCGCCGCGTTGCGCTGGCCGCGTCGTTCGCCCTGCGCACCGCACTGGCGGTGCTGCTGATCATGAACTACAACGGCGCCACCGGCAGTTTCCCGTCGTGGGTGCTCTATCCGTGCGCGCTCGCGATGATGGTGTTCTCGAAATCGTTCAGCGTGCTGCGCAGCGCGGTGACACCACGGGTGATGCCGCCGACCATCGACCTGGTGCGGGTCAACGCCCGGCTGACCATGTTCGGCCTGCTGGGCGGCACCATCGTCGGCGGTGCCATCGCCGGTGGTGTGGAATTCGCCTGCACCCACCTGTTCAAGCTGCCCGGGGCGTTGTTCGTGGTGATCGCGGTGACGATCGCCGGCGCCACGCTGTCCATGCGGATACCACGCTGGGTCGAGGTGACGGCCGGTGAGGTTCCCGCCACGTTGAGCTACCGCCAGGACAGTGAACCGTTGCGGCGCAGCTGGCATCAGGAGGTCAGCGGCGCGCTTCGGCAACCGTTGGGCCGCAACATCATCACCTCGCTATGGGGTAACTGCACCATCAAGGTCATGGTGGGCTTTTTGTTCCTGTATCCCGCGTTCGTCGCGAAGGCCCATCAGGCCAACGGCTGGGCCCAGATCGCCATGCTCGGCATGATCGGCGCCGCGGCGGGGATCGGCAATTTCGTCGGCAACTTCACCAGTGCGCGCCTGAAGCTGGGCAGGCCCGCCGTGCTCGTGGTGCGCTGCACGGTCGCGGTGAGCGCGGTCGCGCTGGCCGCCGCGGTGGCCGGCAACTTGATGCTGGCCGTGATCGCCACCCTGGTCACGTCGGGGGCCAGCGCCATCGCGAAGGCGTCGCTGGACGCGTCGCTGCAGAACGACCTGCCGGAGGAGTCCCGCGCATCGGGCTTCGGGCGCTCGGAGTCGACGCTGCAATTGGCCTGGGTCCTCGGCGGCGCGCTGGGCGTGTTGGTGTACACCGAACTGTGGGTCGGCTTCACCGCGGTCACTGCGCTGCTCATCCTGGGCTTGGCGCAGACCCTTGTCAGCTTCCGCGGCAACTCACTGATTCCCGGCCTGGGAGGAAATAGACCGATTATGGTCGAGCAGGAGGGCATGCGCCGGGGTGTCGGCGCTTCGGCGGTGGTAGCCGAGTGA
- a CDS encoding DUF2530 domain-containing protein, whose translation MSAEPGHNPTAPPLPAALLQVWPFIALGALGWLSAVAAAFLVPALQCWRPVALAGLGVGVLGTSIFLLQLAAARRGARGAQAGLENYLDHK comes from the coding sequence ATGTCTGCCGAACCCGGTCACAACCCCACCGCGCCGCCGCTGCCGGCCGCGCTGCTGCAGGTGTGGCCGTTCATCGCGCTCGGCGCGTTGGGTTGGCTGTCCGCGGTGGCGGCCGCTTTCCTGGTGCCCGCCCTGCAATGTTGGCGTCCGGTGGCCCTGGCCGGGCTGGGTGTGGGGGTGCTCGGCACGAGCATCTTCCTGCTGCAGCTCGCCGCGGCCCGTCGCGGTGCACGCGGCGCGCAGGCCGGCCTCGAAAACTATCTCGACCACAAGTAA
- a CDS encoding SRPBCC family protein translates to MVAPLLQAHVDINAPVATVWGLISDLRRMPQWSPQCRWMKPFGPVRQGTRTLNLNRRKRMFWPTTCTVVEIVPDRKLAFRVDTNNTIWSYELEPSGEGTRLIESRHAENGVTAFSNLSVNALFGGTANFERELLDGMNASLARIKAAAETG, encoded by the coding sequence ATGGTAGCCCCGCTGTTGCAAGCCCACGTCGACATCAACGCACCGGTCGCCACGGTGTGGGGATTGATTTCCGACCTGCGGCGAATGCCGCAGTGGAGTCCGCAGTGTCGTTGGATGAAGCCCTTCGGCCCGGTGCGTCAGGGCACCCGGACCCTCAACCTCAACCGCCGCAAGCGCATGTTCTGGCCGACCACGTGCACGGTCGTCGAGATCGTTCCCGACCGCAAGCTCGCGTTCCGCGTCGACACCAACAACACCATCTGGAGCTACGAGCTCGAGCCCAGCGGCGAGGGCACCCGGCTGATCGAGAGCCGTCACGCCGAAAACGGCGTCACCGCGTTTTCGAACCTGTCGGTGAATGCGCTCTTCGGCGGGACAGCCAACTTCGAGCGTGAATTGCTCGACGGCATGAACGCCTCGCTGGCGCGCATCAAGGCCGCCGCCGAGACCGGCTAG